Below is a genomic region from Apteryx mantelli isolate bAptMan1 chromosome 22, bAptMan1.hap1, whole genome shotgun sequence.
ATAGGTGAATTGCCCTCCCAGATCCCACCCACGTCTATGAACAGCAGTTTTGGCTTTTTCCTTGCAGACACCTTCTTGTCAGCTGAATTCTGAACACAGTGCACCCTTGCTCTCAGTTCTTTTGAAAATTAGATCATTAGTTCCAGAAATATTGGCAAGCCATGTGCATCATTATATTATAAGGATTATTATTTTTGTGTTGCACTGCAGAATTATAAGGTTGTGACAAACAAGATGAATTCTCTTTTTATAATTTAATCTATTGCTGTTTATAAAAATAAGATATTGTTCCATGCGTTTGTCTTTCTAGAAATTGGAATCTCCAAAGAAGAGGCGCTAGAAGCATTACAGGTTGTAAGGCAAGAATGTCACAGTGATGCGACACAGACTGCTGGGGCACCCGGCACCTCCAGGAAGTGCACAGCACTGGAGCTGCTGGAACAAGAGCAAGCCCAGGGCTTCATCATCACTTTTTGTTCAGCACTAGACAATATTCTCGGGGGCGGTGTGCAACTAACAAAAATCACCGAGATCTGTGGAGAACCCGGTGTTGGGAAAACACAGCTATGGTATCCTATTTTTACATTACTTTTGTGCAGCTGAGGATCACTTTTCTTGTCTGAATTTAACTGTGATGAGAGTTCTTCATTCTTGTTGTCGTTGCTGCAATCTCTGATTCCTATATAGCATTATGAATATAATCTTGATAATGGTTATACTCTTTTGTACTCTCTATATTCCTCAGCAGAAATGGCACTTTAGGAATAAGCTGGGAGGAGAGAGCTTTGTAATGCATGCAtttatctttttatctttctGTTTCCCATGGCAGTATGCAGCTGGCAGTAGATGTGCAGATCCCAGAATGCTTTGGGGGTCTGGCTGGAGAAGCAGTGTTCATTGATACTGAAGGAAGTTTTATGGTAGACAGAGTGGTGGATGTTGCAACTGCCTGTGTGCAGCATTGCCAACTTATTGCTGAAGCTCACCAAGAAGAAGGTATGTTGCTAAGTCATGTTTCTTTCTGCCTAGTAGGCTAGGATCTGGGTGAAGCGAGTGTTTCATAGACTGCAGTTTTCCCGTTTGAGGgtttcagcagcagtgctggcttaAGGAGTTCTTGCTGCCAGCCTTTTATTTCCCACCTGAATGTCCTAGTGTGTCACATCCTGAAGTGTGTCAATATGATGGTGCGACCATGCTGCAGACTGAGCCGATCTAGTTCAAGAATAATTCTTTTCTAAGGGATTATTTGTTGTTTTTAGGgatgtggtttgggttttttgtttttaacacagaTCACTTTAGTAATCAATTTTACAGCAAATCTGAGGGATAATGTGCTGCAACACAGGAACAGGAAGAGCATCTTGGGAAAgggaacaggaaaagcagaagtcAGTGTTTGCATGTTGCAAAACTGTACTGCAATCCAGCTCTATCCAAAGTCAATATAAACGGGTTGCATTTAATTGAATAATCTTATTCTGTAAGTCATCAGCATGTTAGGGACACTGACACAACTTTTATGTTGCTCTCAGAGCATTTTGTACAAAGAACTTGGTTTGAACAGAGCTAAAAGGATACCATATTATATGAGCTACTGCCTGTACATCAAACAATGCTTGACTAATACTGACTGTTGTTATCTGATGGTGTTCTGGCTTGAAAGTGACTTACTGAAAAAGTCCTtcctgaaaaattaatttttcttttttggagcaCTCCTTTGGAAGCTCCAGTGAATCCATGTGCAAGTGTTGAGATAGTTTAGTCACCACCTTCCTGACTTTCAGGCCAGATGGAAAATATGTTTTCCACACTCTTTACCTTGACTGTTTCTGTTCCTTTAGCAAAGTTTCGGTTTCTGGGTGTTTGGCTGTTGTTGTTCTATGTGTGGAAAAAATAGTTTGGTGGAATGATGGAAGTAGCAATACGTTAGTATAAACTTCTGACTCGTTTATTCATCTCTTTATTTATTCTCAGATCATCTAAAAGCTTTGGAGACTTTTTCTCTTGAAAGTATCCTTTCTCACATATATTACTTCCGTTGCCGTGACTACATAGAGCTTCTAGCACAGGTCTACCTCCTCCCAGACTTCCTTTCAGAGCATTCAAAGGTAAGGGTTATTGCAGACTTATCTGAAGATATCATTCATCTTCACACTAAAGATTTTGAGTGATACTCATGTGACACAGTAAGAATGCACATTTCTGTGAGCACTGATTTAGGAAACATCACAAAACTACTTTACAGAAGAGACTGAGTCATGTGTATGTCTGATGACCATCATGCAGGGGGATCAGAATGACCTAGTGTCAGCCCTTTCTCCTAGCAGATCACTGAGGACCAGAAGCATCCTGCATCCTCCTGGCATCCAGAAATTGACTCTTTTCATTCTTTCCAATACATGTTCTGTTGCTACAAGCAACCAGAGTCTGCAGCTTAACTCTTGGGTGGACTACAGCCAAAAAGTTGCCTATTGTCTTAGTGAAATGCTACTGTAATGCAGATTTTCTCCACCTCCTTTCCAGATTTCTAGATTCTGCAAGGCAGATCATTCCCTAAACAGGATTCATGGAGGATGACTTGTGCTTCATTGTAAGCGAGCACAAATCAATGTTGTTTAGTTAGATTATCTTTTGGATATCATTTCCATTTGTGGATGCAGTTATGTGCTTGAAAGTGCAGGTGGGAATCTTACTTTTGCTTAGTGTAGTCTGAGAGTATTTGCCTTCCTCTGCCAGGTACTAACGGTGCCCTGTTGTGTTTGCTCTTCTGGAAAGTACATGGCTTCATTAGCACAGTTACATTGGGCTGCAGTTCTCTGGTACCATCTGTGCTGATTATCTGTGCTTGGCTTGGAGCCTGAAATACTGAAGGTTGCAGGAGAGTCATAAGACCTTCTGGTGATTCCTTGGGCAGTCCATGATTGTCTTGACAGACTCCTCATTGGAGTCCAGTTCTCATTAAAATTGTTCTAATCCCTCTGACCAGACCTAAAGCTGAGATGTGGACTATAGAAATGCTCCAGATTTTAGTTTTTCCTATGAGAAGtacaggctttttttccccaaatatttcTGACAGTTAGTAATatgaattattttgaaattttgttgACAAGGTGAAGAAGACCAtgctaagaaaatatttttgtcataaTAAACATAA
It encodes:
- the RAD51C gene encoding DNA repair protein RAD51 homolog 3 isoform X3, producing MQRDVGSLPLAPALRARLVAAGFQTAQELLDTGPCGLSKEIGISKEEALEALQVVRQECHSDATQTAGAPGTSRKCTALELLEQEQAQGFIITFCSALDNILGGGVQLTKITEICGEPGVGKTQLCMQLAVDVQIPECFGGLAGEAVFIDTEGSFMVDRVVDVATACVQHCQLIAEAHQEEDHLKALETFSLESILSHIYYFRCRDYIELLAQVYLLPDFLSEHSKVRLVVIDGIAFPFRHDFEDLSLRTRLLNGLAQQLIIIANDHKAAVVLTNQMTTRIGQSQSTLVPALAAAVPAKEAAIPAGGHCPNLHAG
- the RAD51C gene encoding DNA repair protein RAD51 homolog 3 isoform X2; the encoded protein is MQRDVGSLPLAPALRARLVAAGFQTAQELLDTGPCGLSKEIGISKEEALEALQVVRQECHSDATQTAGAPGTSRKCTALELLEQEQAQGFIITFCSALDNILGGGVQLTKITEICGEPGVGKTQLCMQLAVDVQIPECFGGLAGEAVFIDTEGSFMVDRVVDVATACVQHCQLIAEAHQEEDHLKALETFSLESILSHIYYFRCRDYIELLAQVYLLPDFLSEHSKVRLVVIDGIAFPFRHDFEDLSLRTRLLNGLAQQLIIIANDHKAAVVLTNQMTTRIGQSQSTLVPALGESWGHAATVRLIFHWDNNQRLATLYKSPSQKESTIPYHITVSALL
- the RAD51C gene encoding DNA repair protein RAD51 homolog 3 isoform X1 — encoded protein: MQRDVGSLPLAPALRARLVAAGFQTAQELLDTGPCGLSKEIGISKEEALEALQVVRQECHSDATQTAGAPGTSRKCTALELLEQEQAQGFIITFCSALDNILGGGVQLTKITEICGEPGVGKTQLCMQLAVDVQIPECFGGLAGEAVFIDTEGSFMVDRVVDVATACVQHCQLIAEAHQEEDHLKALETFSLESILSHIYYFRCRDYIELLAQVYLLPDFLSEHSKVRLVVIDGIAFPFRHDFEDLSLRTRLLNGLAQQLIIIANDHKAAVVLTNQMTTRIGQSQSTLVPALGESWGHAATVRLIFHWDNNQRLATLYKSPSQKESTIPYHITPHGFRDVQPPAVTQNPEGTELNPRKRPRREEEK